A stretch of Rutidosis leptorrhynchoides isolate AG116_Rl617_1_P2 unplaced genomic scaffold, CSIRO_AGI_Rlap_v1 contig464, whole genome shotgun sequence DNA encodes these proteins:
- the LOC139883871 gene encoding uncharacterized protein, with protein MEGNPVRPSRSTRSTLNQQRPFQKRHSPNRRYAHSSAPTSCSDHHHLHLLLHRRSPPPPTPNRRRPAPPLDAFIAAAILASTPQTLRGILQDPTIQWTPDLVDRTLKRLWNHAPKALSFFAHLSQHRPAASSFDHAVDLAARFRDFRAAWALVARMRSLRLGPSPKTFAIIAERYVAAGKPDRAVKVFLSMHEHGCRQDLSSFNTILDILCKSKHVEMASNKLFKVFSGRFKADCVSYNIIANGWCLIKRTSMALEVLKEMVDRGLTPTSTTYNIMLKGFFRAGQVDEALQFFLQMKKRKCDIDVVTYTMVIHGFGIIGEIKKAKRVFDDMSREGILPSVATYNAMIQVLCKKGNVENAILVFEEMLRRVTCPTQIAYNLVIRGLCHAGHMDRAVE; from the exons ATGGAAGGAAA TCCGGTCCGCCCAAGCAGATCGACCAGGTCTACTCTCAATCAACAAAGGCCATTTCAGAAGCGCCATTCACCAAACCGGAGATATGCTCACTCTTCTGCACCGACCTCCTGCTCAGACCACCACCATCTCCACCTCCTTCTTCACCGCCGCTCCCCTCCCCCGCCAACTCCTAACCGCCGCCGCCCCGCGCCGCCACTCGACGCCTTCATCGCCGCCGCCATCCTCGCCTCCACCCCTCAAACCCTGCGCGGAATCCTCCAAGATCCCACCATCCAATGGACGCCGGACCTCGTCGACAGGACCCTGAAGCGCCTCTGGAACCACGCCCCCAAGGCCCTCTCCTTCTTCGCCCACCTCTCCCAACACCGCCCGGCCGCCTCCTCCTTCGACCACGCCGTCGACCTCGCCGCGCGCTTCCGCGACTTCCGGGCCGCGTGGGCCCTCGTGGCCCGGATGCGGTCCCTCCGCCTCGGCCCCTCCCCGAAGACGTTCGCCATCATTGCCGAGAGGTACGTCGCCGCCGGCAAGCCCGATAGGGCGGTCAAGGTGTTCTTGTCGATGCACGAGCACGGTTGCCGTCAGGATTTGAGCTCTTTCAATACCATTCTTGATATACTGTGCAAGTCTAAACATGTAGAGATGGCTAGCAACAAGTTGTTTAAAGTTTTCAGCGGGAGGTTTAAGGCTGATTGTGTTAGTTATAATATAATTGCGAATGGGTGGTGTTTGATCAAGCGGACGTCGATGGCTTTGGAGGTGTTGAAGGAGATGGTGGATAGGGGGTTGACCCCGACTTCAACGACTTATAATATAATGCTCAAAGGGTTCTTTAGAGCTGGCCAGGTTGATgaggctttgcaattctttctgcAGATGAAGAAGAGGAAGTGTGATATTGATGTTGTCACGTATACCATGGTGATCCATGGTTTCGGCATCATTGGTGAGATTAAGAAAGCTAAAAGGGTGTTTGATGACATGTCTAGAGAGGGAATTCTTCCTTCTGTTGCGACTTATAATGCAATGATTCAGGTTCTCTGTAAGAAAGGCAATGTGGAAAATGCAATTCTGGTTTTTGAAGAAATGTTGAGAAGGGTTACGTGCCCAACTCAAATCGCTTACAATTTGGTGATTAGGGGATTGTGTCATGCAGGGCATATGGACAGGGCTGTGGAATGA